The Syngnathoides biaculeatus isolate LvHL_M chromosome 6, ASM1980259v1, whole genome shotgun sequence genome has a window encoding:
- the LOC133502340 gene encoding vesicle transport protein GOT1B-like isoform X4, translated as MISLTDSQKIGMGLTGFGLFFLVFGMMLFFDKALLAIGNILFVSGLSFVIGLERTFRFFFQRHKAKATGFFLGEVLAVLIGWPVVGVLLEIYGFFLLFRGFFPVAVGFIRRIPVLGSLLGLPAIGTVVDKIGESNNMV; from the exons ATGATCTCGCTCACGGACTCGCAAA AAATCGGGATGGGGCTGACGGGCTTCGGTTTGTTTTTCCTCGTCTTCGGGATGATGCTGTTTTTCGACAAAGCTCTCTTGGCTATCGGAAAC ATTCTGTTTGTCTCGGGGTTGTCCTTCGTCATCGGCCTGGAGCGAACGTTCCGATTCTTCTTCCAGAGACACAAAGCCAAAGCCACGGGCTTTTTCCTCGGAGAGGTGTTGGCGGTTCTGATCGGGTGGCCCGTCGTCGGCGTCCTTCTGGAGATCTACGGCTTCTTCCTCTTATTTAG AGGATTCTTCCCGGTGGCGGTGGGCTTCATCAGGCGGATCCCGGTGCTGGGCTCGTTGCTCGGTCTGCCGGCCATCGGGACG gttgTGGATAAAATCGGCGAGAGCAACAATATGGTATAG
- the slc35b4 gene encoding UDP-xylose and UDP-N-acetylglucosamine transporter translates to MGPAFAVLLVFVGCCSNVVFLELLVREFPGCGNIVTFAQFAFIALEGLVFETRFGTKKPAIPVSNYVVMVTMFFTVSVVNNYALNFNIAMPLHMIFRSGSLIANMILGIVILKKRYSAGKYLSIALVSAGIFICTVVSAKQVNVANEGSEDDGLYVLARWLVGIAMLTFALLMSARMGIFQETLYKKYGKHSKEALFYNHFLPLPGFLLLSSDIYSHCVHFSRSAPVLVPVIQLNVPIMWLYLLANVMTQYVCIRGVFILTTECASLTVTLVVTLRKFLSLIFSIVYFQNPFTAWHWAGTAVVFAGTLLYTEVLSAVPAARKKSE, encoded by the exons ATGGGCCCCGCCTTTGCCGTTCTTCTGGTGTTTGTCGGATGTTGTAGCAATGTTGTGTTTCTGGAGCTGCTTGTAAG AGAGTTCCCAGGCTGCGGCAACATCGTCACGTTTGCGCAGTTTGCCTTCATCGCGTTGGAGGGCCTGGTCTTCGAAACTCGCTTTGGCACCAAGAAGCCCGCCATCCCCGTCAG CAACTACGTCGTCATGGTGACAATGTTCTTCACGGTCAGCGTGGTCAACAACTACGCCCTCAACTTCAACATCGCCATGCCGCTGCACATGATCTTCAGATCG GGGTCCCTCATCGCCAACATGATCCTGGGTATCGTCATCCTGAAGAAAAG GTACTCGGCCGGCAAATATTTGTCCATCGCTTTAGTTTCCGCCGGCATCTTCATCTGCACCGTCGTGTCGGCCAAGCAAGTC AATGTGGCCAACGAGGGCTCGGAGGACGACGGCCTTTACGTTTTGGCGCGCTGGCTTGTGG GGATCGCCATGTTGACCTTTGCCCTGCTCATGTCGGCACGGATGGGAATTTTCCAGGAGACGCTGTACAAGAAGTACGGAAAACACTCCAAAGAGGCTCTTTTTTATAAC CACTTCCTGCCTCTGCCGGGCTTCCTGCTCCTCTCCTCGGACATCTACAGCCACTGCGTCCACTTCAGTCGCAGCG CGCCGGTGCTCGTTCCTGTCATCCAACTGAACGTTCCAATTATGTGGCTGTACCTGCTCGCCAACGTCATGACGCA ATACGTGTGCATCCGCGGCGTCTTCATCCTGACCACCGAGTGCGCCTCGCTCACCGTCACCCTGGTGGTGACCCTGAGGAAGTTCCTCAGCCTCATCTTCTCCATCGTGTACTTCCAAAACCCCTTCACGGCTTGGCACTGGGCGGGCACGGCCGTGGTCTTCGCCGGCACGCTGCTCTACACCGAGGTGTTGAGCGCCGTGCCGGCGGCGAGGAAGAAGTCCGAGTGA
- the LOC133502340 gene encoding vesicle transport protein GOT1B-like isoform X3 yields MISLTDSQKIGMGLTGFGLFFLVFGMMLFFDKALLAIGNILFVSGLSFVIGLERTFRFFFQRHKAKATGFFLGEVLAVLIGWPVVGVLLEIYGFFLLFRGFFPVAVGFIRRIPVLGSLLGLPAIGTASIAVAGARLALI; encoded by the exons ATGATCTCGCTCACGGACTCGCAAA AAATCGGGATGGGGCTGACGGGCTTCGGTTTGTTTTTCCTCGTCTTCGGGATGATGCTGTTTTTCGACAAAGCTCTCTTGGCTATCGGAAAC ATTCTGTTTGTCTCGGGGTTGTCCTTCGTCATCGGCCTGGAGCGAACGTTCCGATTCTTCTTCCAGAGACACAAAGCCAAAGCCACGGGCTTTTTCCTCGGAGAGGTGTTGGCGGTTCTGATCGGGTGGCCCGTCGTCGGCGTCCTTCTGGAGATCTACGGCTTCTTCCTCTTATTTAG AGGATTCTTCCCGGTGGCGGTGGGCTTCATCAGGCGGATCCCGGTGCTGGGCTCGTTGCTCGGTCTGCCGGCCATCGGGACGGCAAGTATCGCGGTCGCGGGGGCGCGACTCGCGCTCATTTGA
- the LOC133502340 gene encoding vesicle transport protein GOT1B-like isoform X2 produces the protein MISLTDSQKIGMGLTGFGLFFLVFGMMLFFDKALLAIGNILFVSGLSFVIGLERTFRFFFQRHKAKATGFFLGEVLAVLIGWPVVGVLLEIYGFFLLFRSVIKGGLALAPSLCRSCSSSVCPGPSEDSSRWRWASSGGSRCWARCSVCRPSGRQVSRSRGRDSRSFDLLFLFDESGCG, from the exons ATGATCTCGCTCACGGACTCGCAAA AAATCGGGATGGGGCTGACGGGCTTCGGTTTGTTTTTCCTCGTCTTCGGGATGATGCTGTTTTTCGACAAAGCTCTCTTGGCTATCGGAAAC ATTCTGTTTGTCTCGGGGTTGTCCTTCGTCATCGGCCTGGAGCGAACGTTCCGATTCTTCTTCCAGAGACACAAAGCCAAAGCCACGGGCTTTTTCCTCGGAGAGGTGTTGGCGGTTCTGATCGGGTGGCCCGTCGTCGGCGTCCTTCTGGAGATCTACGGCTTCTTCCTCTTATTTAGGTCGGTTATTAAAGGCGGGCTCGCTTTGGCTCCGTCGCTGTGCCGGTCCTGCTCAAGTTCTGTGTGTCCGGGCCCCTCAGAGGATTCTTCCCGGTGGCGGTGGGCTTCATCAGGCGGATCCCGGTGCTGGGCTCGTTGCTCGGTCTGCCGGCCATCGGGACGGCAAGTATCGCGGTCGCGGGGGCGCGACTCGCGCTCATTTGATCTCTTATTTTTGTTCGATGAATCCG gttgTGGATAA
- the LOC133502089 gene encoding shaker-related potassium channel tsha2-like: MTVVSQENRDETVVVGPLSPDDSEEEECSERVVINISGLRFETQLKTLSRFPTTLLGDPRKRIRFFDPLRNEYFFDRNRPSFDAILYYYQSGGRLRRPVSVPVDIFLEEIKFYEFDEETIELFRDDEGLTREEDRPLPNNAFQRQLWLLFEYPESSGPARIIAIVSVMVILISIIIFCLETLPEFREVPVSVQELHVNGSAHGKVRSPFTDPFFMVETLCIVWFSFEFTMRFLSCPSKAAFFKNIMNIIDVVAIAPYFITLGLDLAEHQGSSQQAASLAILRVIRLVRVFRIFKLSRHSKGLQILGQTLHASLRELGLLIFFLIIGVVLFSSSVYFAEAEDPESGFSSIPDAFWWAVVTMTTVGYGDMCPSTIGGKFVGSLCAIAGVLTIALPVPVIVSNFNYFYHRDNDEEDRLQYVHVTCGQPQTSSGDFNSSKSERSLSKTESYREDDLESLTQIEIYTGKLTDV; the protein is encoded by the coding sequence ATGACCGTGGTGTCCCAGGAGAACCGCGACGAGACAGTGGTGGTCGGCCCCTTGTCGCCGGATGactcggaggaggaggagtgcagCGAGAGGGTGGTCATCAACATCTCGGGCCTGCGCTTCGAGACCCAACTGAAGACCCTCTCGCGCTTCCCCACCACACTCCTGGGGGACCCTCGCAAAAGAATTCGCTTCTTCGATCCTCTGAGGAACGAGTACTTCTTCGACAGGAACCGACCCAGTTTTGATGCCATCCTGTACTACTACCAGTCCGGGGGAAGACTGCGCCGACCGGTGAGCGTCCCCGTGGATATTTTCCTGGAGGAGATCAAGTTCTACGAGTTTGACGAGGAGACAATCGAGCTTTTCCGAGACGACGAGGGTCTGACGAGGGAGGAGGATCGGCCTCTGCCTAACAACGCGTTCCAGAGACAACTCTGGCTGCTGTTCGAGTACCCGGAAAGTTCCGGACCCGCTCGGATCATTGCCATCGTCTCCGTTATGGTTATCCTAATATCCATCATAATATTCTGCTTAGAGACCTTGCCTGAGTTCCGAGAGGTCCCAGTGTCAGTCCAGGAGCTTCATGTTAACGGCAGCGCTCACGGAAAGGTGCGCAGTCCCTTCACAGACCCCTTTTTCATGGTGGAAACACTTTGCATTGTATGGTTCTCATTTGAGTTCACAATGAGGTTCCTGTCCTGCCCCAGTAAGGCGGCGTTCTTCAAGAACATCATGAACATCATCGACGTAGTGGCCATTGCGCCGTATTTCATCACCCTAGGACTGGACCTGGCCGAGCACCAGGGCAGCAGCCAGCAAGCCGCGTCGCTCGCTATCCTCAGGGTCATCCGCTTGGTCCGTGTTTTTCGGATTTTTAAGCTCTCCCGCCACTCCAAAGGTCTTCAGATCCTCGGGCAGACGCTTCACGCCAGCCTCAGGGAGCTGGGCCTCTTGATATTCTTCCTGATCATCGGGGTGGTCCTCTTCTCCAGTTCGGTGTATTTCGCCGAAGCGGAGGATCCCGAATCGGGCTTTTCCAGCATCCCCGACGCCTTCTGGTGGGCGGTGGTGACGATGACAACGGTGGGCTACGGAGACATGTGCCCCTCCACCATCGGAGGCAAGTTTGTGGGATCGTTGTGCGCCATCGCCGGAGTGCTCACCATCGCTCTACCTGTGCCGGTCATCGTGTCCAACTTCAACTACTTCTACCACCGAGATAACGACGAGGAAGATCGCTTGCAGTACGTGCACGTGACCTGCGGACAGCCGCAGACCTCCTCCGGGGACTTCAACTCCAGCAAAAGCGAGCGGTCCCTGTCCAAGACAGAATCCTACCGAGAGGACGACCTGGAAAGCCTCACCCAGATCGAGATCTACACCGGGAAGCTGACTGACGTGTGA
- the LOC133502340 gene encoding vesicle transport protein GOT1B-like isoform X5, giving the protein MISLTDSQKIGMGLTGFGLFFLVFGMMLFFDKALLAIGNRHKAKATGFFLGEVLAVLIGWPVVGVLLEIYGFFLLFRGFFPVAVGFIRRIPVLGSLLGLPAIGTASIAVAGARLALI; this is encoded by the exons ATGATCTCGCTCACGGACTCGCAAA AAATCGGGATGGGGCTGACGGGCTTCGGTTTGTTTTTCCTCGTCTTCGGGATGATGCTGTTTTTCGACAAAGCTCTCTTGGCTATCGGAAAC AGACACAAAGCCAAAGCCACGGGCTTTTTCCTCGGAGAGGTGTTGGCGGTTCTGATCGGGTGGCCCGTCGTCGGCGTCCTTCTGGAGATCTACGGCTTCTTCCTCTTATTTAG AGGATTCTTCCCGGTGGCGGTGGGCTTCATCAGGCGGATCCCGGTGCTGGGCTCGTTGCTCGGTCTGCCGGCCATCGGGACGGCAAGTATCGCGGTCGCGGGGGCGCGACTCGCGCTCATTTGA
- the LOC133502084 gene encoding potassium voltage-gated channel subfamily A member 1-like, with amino-acid sequence MTVVSGDNADETSAVPGHPQDAYPPPDHNDHECCERVVINIAGLRFETQLKTLSQFPETLLGNPKKRMRYFDPLRNEYFFDRNRPSFDAILYYYQSGGRLRRPVNVPLDMFSEEIKFYELGVEAMERFREDEGFIREEERPLPEKEFQRQIWLLFEHPESSGTARGIAIVSVMVILISIVIFCLETLPQLKEEPMGHLETVGNTTIYYKPNILTDPFFVIETLCIIWFSFELIVRFLACPSKPAFFKNMMNTIDIVAIIPYFITLGTELAEDPDTEGVGEQATSLAILRVIRLVRVFRIFKLSRHSKGLQILGQTLKASMRELGLLIFFLFIGVILFSSAVFFAEAEEQGSYFRSIPDAFWWAVVSMTTVGYGDMVPVTIGGKIVGSLCAIAGVLTIALPVPVIVSNFNYFYHRETEGEEQAQLLNVSNPNIPTDSDSSRRSSSAVSKSDYMEIDGDLNNSIDNFREANLRTGNCTVANQNCVNKNKLLTDV; translated from the coding sequence ATGACGGTGGTCTCGGGAGACAACGCGGACGAGACTTCGGCCGTGCCGGGCCACCCCCAGGATGCCTACCCGCCGCCTGACCACAACGACCACGAGTGCTGCGAGAGGGTGGTCATCAACATAGCCGGCCTCAGGTTCGAAACGCAGCTCAAGACCCTCTCCCAGTTCCCGGAGACGCTGCTGGGCAACCCCAAGAAGCGCATGCGCTACTTCGACCCCCTGAGGAACGAGTACTTCTTTGACAGGAACAGGCCCAGCTTCGACGCCATCCTGTACTACTACCAGTCCGGGGGCAGGTTGCGGAGGCCCGTCAACGTCCCCTTAGACATGTTCTCGGAGGAGATCAAGTTCTACGAGCTGGGGGTGGAGGCCATGGAGAGGTTCCGAGAAGACGAGGGCTTCATCAGGGAGGAGGAGCGGCCCCTGCCCGAGAAGGAGTTCCAGCGCCAGATCTGGCTCCTCTTCGAGCACCCGGAGAGCTCGGGCACGGCCAGGGGGATCGCCATCGTTTCCGTCATGGTCATCCTCATTTCCATCGTTATATTCTGTTTGGAGACGCTACCGCAGCTCAAGGAGGAGCCCATGGGCCACCTGGAAACTGTCGGCAACACCACCATCTACTACAAACCGAACATCCTGACGGACCCCTTCTTTGTCATCGAGACCCTCTGCATCATCTGGTTCTCCTTCGAGTTGATCGTGCgctttttggcttgtcccagcAAACCGGCCTTCTTCAAGAACATGATGAACACCATCGACATCGTGGCCATCATCCCCTACTTCATCACGTTGGGCACCGAGCTGGCCGAAGACCCCGACACCGAGGGGGTCGGGGAGCAGGCCACGTCTCTGGCCATACTCAGGGTGATCCGTCTGGTCCGGGTCTTCCGGATCTTCAAGCTTTCCCGACACTCCAAAGGACTGCAAATTTTGGGACAGACGCTCAAAGCCAGCATGCGAGAGTTGGGACTgctcatcttcttcctcttcatcggCGTCATCTTGTTCTCCAGCGCCGTCTTCTTCGCCGAGGCCGAGGAGCAGGGTTCCTATTTCCGAAGCATCCCCGACGCGTTCTGGTGGGCGGTGGTGTCCATGACCACCGTGGGCTACGGCGACATGGTGCCGGTCACCATCGGGGGCAAGATCGTGGGGTCTCTGTGCGCCATCGCCGGCGTGTTGACCATCGCGCTGCCCGTGCCCGTCATCGTGTCCAACTTCAACTACTTCTACCACAGGGAGACGGAGGGAGAGGAGCAGGCTCAGCTGCTCAACGTCAGCAATCCCAACATCCCGACCGACAGCGACTCCAGCCGTCGCAGCTCCTCCGCGGTCAGCAAGTCCGACTACATGGAGATCGACGGCGACCTGAACAACAGCATCGACAACTTCCGGGAGGCCAACCTCAGAACTGGTAACTGCACCGTAGCCAACCAGAACTGCGTGAACAAGAACAAGCTGCTGACGGACGTTTAG
- the LOC133502340 gene encoding vesicle transport protein GOT1B-like isoform X1 produces the protein MISLTDSQKIGMGLTGFGLFFLVFGMMLFFDKALLAIGNILFVSGLSFVIGLERTFRFFFQRHKAKATGFFLGEVLAVLIGWPVVGVLLEIYGFFLLFRSVIKGGLALAPSLCRSCSSSVCPGPSEDSSRWRWASSGGSRCWARCSVCRPSGRQVSRSRGRDSRSFDLLFLFDESGKKTSGDYMKLMLHSQKLLL, from the exons ATGATCTCGCTCACGGACTCGCAAA AAATCGGGATGGGGCTGACGGGCTTCGGTTTGTTTTTCCTCGTCTTCGGGATGATGCTGTTTTTCGACAAAGCTCTCTTGGCTATCGGAAAC ATTCTGTTTGTCTCGGGGTTGTCCTTCGTCATCGGCCTGGAGCGAACGTTCCGATTCTTCTTCCAGAGACACAAAGCCAAAGCCACGGGCTTTTTCCTCGGAGAGGTGTTGGCGGTTCTGATCGGGTGGCCCGTCGTCGGCGTCCTTCTGGAGATCTACGGCTTCTTCCTCTTATTTAGGTCGGTTATTAAAGGCGGGCTCGCTTTGGCTCCGTCGCTGTGCCGGTCCTGCTCAAGTTCTGTGTGTCCGGGCCCCTCAGAGGATTCTTCCCGGTGGCGGTGGGCTTCATCAGGCGGATCCCGGTGCTGGGCTCGTTGCTCGGTCTGCCGGCCATCGGGACGGCAAGTATCGCGGTCGCGGGGGCGCGACTCGCGCTCATTTGATCTCTTATTTTTGTTCGATGAATCCGGTAAGAAAACGTCAGGAGATTATATGAAATTGATGCTGCACAGCCAGAAGTTATTGCTTTGA